In Actinomadura citrea, a single window of DNA contains:
- a CDS encoding class I adenylate-forming enzyme family protein has translation MEIVRRLTGPGGEFELREEDVLGARIPVFANRARSLGEVLVDSASHGDRDYIVTADRRLSFAEHAAAVASMAKALRDDLGVRPGDRIAIDAANSPEWIVSFWAAIAAGAVAVGYNAWWAPREIEYALGHTDPKVVIADEKRAALISEDVLTVERDVPSLTRRYPDAVLEPPRVAEDDPAVILYTSGTSGRPKGAVHSHRNLTSVIEYHRFNDALMRAFGDPVDPASRRYLLALPLFHIACLHNLAVPRLATGTAVIMHEGGFDVDKVLGLIERERVTNWGAVPTMAHRMIEHGDLAKYDVSSLTAFSLATAPSSPAFKERLRAVFPPAKGGLVDSYGLTESCTGVSTATPADLAEAPGTLGRPSVGVQLEIRDPDDKPLPDGVEGEVCVRSAYNMVGYWRDPEATARAFDADRWLHTGDIGMVEQGRLRLTTRRSDLIIRGGENVYPAEIENVLAEYPGLRECIVIGVPHPDLGQEVAAVAVFADAPPTAEDLADFARERLAYFKVPSRWHVTTHPLPRNATGKVLRKQVETEVL, from the coding sequence GCTGACCGGTCCCGGTGGCGAGTTCGAGCTGCGGGAGGAGGACGTGCTCGGCGCCCGGATCCCGGTGTTCGCGAACCGCGCCCGCAGCCTCGGCGAGGTGCTCGTCGACTCGGCGTCCCACGGCGACCGCGACTACATCGTCACCGCGGACCGGCGGCTGAGCTTCGCCGAGCACGCGGCCGCCGTCGCCTCCATGGCGAAGGCGCTGCGGGACGACCTCGGGGTGCGCCCCGGAGACCGCATCGCGATCGACGCCGCCAACAGCCCCGAGTGGATCGTGTCGTTCTGGGCGGCGATCGCCGCGGGGGCCGTCGCGGTCGGCTACAACGCCTGGTGGGCGCCCCGCGAGATCGAGTACGCCCTCGGGCACACCGACCCGAAGGTCGTCATCGCCGACGAGAAGCGGGCCGCGCTGATCTCCGAGGACGTGCTGACGGTGGAGCGGGACGTCCCGTCGCTGACGCGCCGCTACCCGGACGCCGTCCTGGAGCCGCCGCGGGTCGCCGAGGACGACCCGGCGGTCATCCTCTACACCAGCGGGACGTCGGGCCGCCCCAAGGGGGCCGTCCACTCGCACCGGAACCTGACCTCGGTGATCGAGTACCACCGCTTCAACGACGCCCTGATGCGCGCCTTCGGCGACCCGGTGGACCCCGCGTCCCGCCGCTACCTGCTGGCGCTGCCGCTGTTCCACATCGCGTGCCTGCACAACCTCGCCGTGCCCCGGCTCGCCACCGGCACCGCCGTGATCATGCACGAGGGCGGCTTCGACGTGGACAAGGTGCTCGGCCTCATCGAGCGGGAGCGCGTGACGAACTGGGGCGCCGTCCCCACCATGGCGCACCGGATGATCGAGCACGGCGACCTGGCCAAGTACGACGTCTCCTCGCTCACGGCGTTCTCGCTGGCCACCGCGCCGTCCTCACCGGCGTTCAAGGAGCGGCTGCGCGCGGTGTTCCCGCCCGCGAAGGGCGGCCTGGTCGACAGCTACGGGCTCACCGAGTCGTGCACCGGCGTGTCCACCGCCACCCCCGCCGACCTGGCGGAGGCGCCGGGGACGCTCGGCCGCCCGTCGGTCGGGGTGCAACTGGAGATCCGCGACCCCGACGACAAGCCGCTCCCCGACGGCGTCGAGGGCGAGGTCTGCGTCCGCAGCGCCTACAACATGGTCGGCTACTGGCGCGACCCCGAGGCCACCGCCCGCGCGTTCGACGCCGACCGCTGGCTGCACACCGGCGACATCGGCATGGTCGAGCAGGGCCGGCTGCGGCTCACCACCCGCCGCTCCGACCTGATCATCCGCGGCGGCGAGAACGTCTACCCGGCGGAGATCGAGAACGTCCTCGCCGAGTACCCGGGGCTGCGCGAGTGCATCGTCATCGGCGTCCCGCACCCCGATCTCGGCCAGGAGGTCGCCGCGGTCGCCGTCTTCGCCGACGCCCCGCCCACCGCCGAGGATCTGGCCGACTTCGCCCGGGAGCGGCTCGCCTACTTCAAGGTCCCGTCCCGCTGGCACGTCACCACCCACCCCCTCCCCCGCAACGCGACCGGAAAGGTGCTCCGCAAACAGGTCGAGACCGAGGTCCTCTGA